CCGCAGTAGAGATATTGCTTGTCGGTGGTGAGGTCGACGGTCTCCGGGTACTTCTCTAAATAGTAGGGGCTGAGCAAATCGTGGCGGGCGCTGGTCAGGCCGTTGCTGCCGATGCCGGAGTTTTCGAAAGTCTCGTAGTTGGCTTGGCCGGAAGAGGCGAGGCCCACTATCGCGAGGCCGGGCTTGATCTTGGCGTTGTCGATCACATCCGCACGGTCCATCACCACCACGGCGCAGGAGTCGACGGTGACGGTGCCGGTGAGGTCGCCCACGTCGGCGGTTTCGCCGCCGCCGCTGTGCACGCCGACTCCGTATTCGCGCAGCGTGGCGAGAAAGTCTTCGGTGCCGGAAATGAGTTGGCCCAGTGCTTCGCCGGGAATGGCGCGCGCGTTACGGTTGACGGTGCTGGAGATCAGGATGCCGTCGATCGCGCCCACGCAGAGCAGGTCGTCGATGTTCATGACCAGGCTGTCTTGGGCGGTCTTGCGGAAGCCCTTGGGGTCGCCGGTTTCCTTGTAGTGCAGGTAAGCGAGCGTACTCTTGGTGCCAGAGCCGTCGGAGTGGATGATATTACACTTGTCAGGGCTACCGGTCAGGATGTCGGCGCCGATTTTACAGAAAGCGCCCGGAAAGACGCCACGGTCCAGATTGTCGACTACTGCGTGGACTTCGGATTTCGAGGAAGAGACGCCGCGTTGGGCGTAGCGATCGGAGGATGTGCTCATGGGAATTGAATTTGGGACCGTGGATGGAGGACGTTGATTGGAACCGTTAATTTACGTTAATTAGCGTTAATTTTTATGACTTGGAAATGCGTGGACTTGGAAATGCGTGGGCTTGGAAATGTGTGAGCTTGGAAATGTGTGAGCTGGAAATATGTTGGGCTGGAAATGCGTGGGCTGAGAAGGGGGCTGTAATGAGGTGCTTATGATGGGTTTAGAGTGACTTTTCGCCACTGTAAACTTGGATGCTTAAAATTTATGATGAGACCAGTGGTTTTTTGCGTGAATCGCAGATAGGTCAACATCTGTCCGAGTTCGTAGTCGCCGATGTTTTCAATTGTTTTGGTATCTACGATGACTGCGTCTTCGACTTCGAGGTCGGGGATGTATTCGTCGACTTTGACATCGCGGTAGATGACTGGGTAGCTGGATTGTTGACTATATTGAATGCCGAGGTGCTGGAGCTCGACGACTAGAGCGCGTTCGTAAGTCTTTTCTCGGAGGCCATATCCAATCTTCGAATGAACCGTCATCGCCGCCCCGATCACCTTGTAAATCAAATTCTCTATCCCAGTCTTGTCCATGCGGTTCCCGATAGCTTTAGTGTATGGTGAGATGTTCGACTCGCATCATTTCAGTTTACGTATTTCCAAGTCATAAAAATTAACGGTCATTCACGTAAATTAACGGTCCAAAATCCGTCGTCCATGAACGGTTCAAACGATAGGTGTGATCGGCGGTTTAAGTGCGGCGATGCGTTGCATGATGCGGCGGCTGGCTTCCAGGTAGCGTTCAGGGTGCGCTTTGCCGGGGTCGATTTCGGTGGTTGTCATGGGCGTGCCGTAGGCGATGTGAATGTGGCCACCGAGCTTGGGGGCTTTGGCGTTGCGGCCGTAGGCTTCGTAGGTGCCGAAGAGGCGGGTGGGGATGACGGTTGCTTTGGATTTGCAGGCGATCATCCCAGCGCCGGGTTTGGGCTCAGCCAGTTGGCCGTCGGCGGAACGTGTGCCTTCTGGATAGATGGCGACGGCGCCTTGGGCTTTGAGGGACTTAAAGATGGCTTTGAGCGACTTGATCTCGGCGTTTTCGCGGGCGA
The nucleotide sequence above comes from Coraliomargarita algicola. Encoded proteins:
- a CDS encoding lysophospholipid acyltransferase family protein, translated to MSTSSIPNPKLYEVVRVTADWFFNTCYDYTQSGLENVPQEGAVIFAANHVSFYDPPAIGACHHRAINYFARDTLFKGLFGKALVEIGTIPVARENAEIKSLKAIFKSLKAQGAVAIYPEGTRSADGQLAEPKPGAGMIACKSKATVIPTRLFGTYEAYGRNAKAPKLGGHIHIAYGTPMTTTEIDPGKAHPERYLEASRRIMQRIAALKPPITPIV
- a CDS encoding GxxExxY protein yields the protein MDKTGIENLIYKVIGAAMTVHSKIGYGLREKTYERALVVELQHLGIQYSQQSSYPVIYRDVKVDEYIPDLEVEDAVIVDTKTIENIGDYELGQMLTYLRFTQKTTGLIINFKHPSLQWRKVTLNPS
- a CDS encoding AIR synthase-related protein encodes the protein MSTSSDRYAQRGVSSSKSEVHAVVDNLDRGVFPGAFCKIGADILTGSPDKCNIIHSDGSGTKSTLAYLHYKETGDPKGFRKTAQDSLVMNIDDLLCVGAIDGILISSTVNRNARAIPGEALGQLISGTEDFLATLREYGVGVHSGGGETADVGDLTGTVTVDSCAVVVMDRADVIDNAKIKPGLAIVGLASSGQANYETFENSGIGSNGLTSARHDLLSPYYLEKYPETVDLTTDKQYLYCGPYKMDDPLPESDMTVGDALLSPTRTYAPVIKKLLTENRDSIYGMVHCSGGGQTKCIRFGTGVHHIKDNFLPIPPIFKAIQKASGTSDEEMFRVYNMGHRMEIFCEPDAAEAIIAQSESFGIPAQIIGRTEATERADGENHVTIKHAGKTLTYELEH